A single genomic interval of Gallus gallus isolate bGalGal1 chromosome 10, bGalGal1.mat.broiler.GRCg7b, whole genome shotgun sequence harbors:
- the CLPX gene encoding ATP-dependent Clp protease ATP-binding subunit clpX-like, mitochondrial (The RefSeq protein has 2 frameshifts compared to this genomic sequence), which yields MSACHSCAAAARLLGSTLPSARRGITCGRTRIPVLGKLGTFETCSLRRIPLRNFSETPAYFASKDGTGKDGSGEGSKKSVAEGGGKKSSSGSSGKGGNQLRCPKCGDLCTHVETFVSSTRFVKCEKCHHFFVVLSEADTKKSIIKEPESAAEAVKLAFQQKPPPPPKKIYNYLDKYVVGQCFAKKVLSVAVYNHYKRIYNNIPANLRQQAEVEKQTSLTPRELEIRRREDEYRFTKLLQIAGISPHGNALGASMQQQMNQQIPQEKRGGEVLDSPNDDIKLEKSNILLLGPTGSGKTLLAQTLAKCLDVPFAICDCTTLTQAGYVGEDIESVIAKLLQDANYNVEKAQQGIVFLDEVDKIGSVPGIHQLRDVGGEGVQQGLLKLLEGTIVNVPEKNSRKLRGETVQVDTTNILFVASGAFNGLDRIISRRKNEKYLGFGTPSNMGKGRRAAAAADLANISGESNTHEDIEEKDRLLRHVEARDLIEFGMIPEFVGRLPVVVPLHSLDEKTLVRILTEPRNAVVPQYQALFSMDKCELNVTEDALKAIARLALERKTGARGLRSIMEKLLLEPMFEVPNSDIVCVEVDKDVVEGKKEPGYIRAPTKDSSEEEYDSGVEEDGWPRQADAAHH from the exons ATGTCCGCCTGCCACAGCTGTGCCGCGGCCGCGCGCCTCTTGGGCTCCACGCTGCCCTCTGCGCGGAGAG gcaTTACCTGTGGCCGTACACGCATCCCCGTTCTGGGGAAACTCGGGACTTTTGAAACTTGTTCTCTCAGGCGGATTCCTCTTAGAAACTTCTCAGAAACACCGGCGTATTTCGCTTCGAAGGATGGCACGGGCAAGGATGGCTCTGGAGAAGGAAGCAAG AAGTCTGTTGCTGAGGGGGG CGGTAAGAAGTCGAGCTCTGGAAGTTCTGGGAAAGGAGGGAACCAGCTGCGCTGCCCCAAGTGTGGTGACCTGTGCACACACGTGGAGACCTTCGTCT cTTCCACCCGTTTCGTGAAGTGTGAAAAGTGtcaccattttttt gttgtactGTCAGAGGCAGACACTAAAAAGAGCATCATTAAGGAGCCCGagtcagcagcagaagctgtgaaATTGGCATTCCAGCAGAAGCCACCTCCTCCACCGAAAAAG atttataaCTACCTCGACAAATATGTTGTTGGTCAGTGTTTTGCCAAGAAGGTGCTTTCAGTTGCTGTGTATAATCATTACAAGAGGATCTACAATAATATCCCAGCTAACCTGAGACAGCAAGCTGAAGTTGAAAAGCAGACTTCTCTAACACCAAGAG AATTAGAAATCAGAAGACGGGAGGATGAGTACAGATTTACAA AACTGCTGCAGATTGCTGGGATCAGCCCACACGGTAACGCCTTGGGAGCATCTATGCAGCAACAAATGAACCAGCAGATACCTCAGGAAAAACGGGGAGGTGAAGTACTCGATTCGCCCAATGATGacataaaacttgaaaaaagtaatattttgctGCTTGGACCAACTGGATCAG GTAAAACCTTGCTGGCTCAGACTCTAGCTAAATGCCTGGATGTACCATTTGCTATCTGTGACTGTACTACCTTGACTCAAGCTGGCTATGTTGGTGAAGACATTGAATCTGTCATTGCAAAACTGCTGCAAGATGCCAACTACAATGTAGAAAAAGCTCAGCAAG GAATTGTTTTTCTGGATGAAGTGGATAAGATTGGCAGTGTTCCTGGCATTCATCAGTTACGGGATGTTGGAGGAGAAGGTGTGCAACAA GGCCTGTTAAAATTGCTGGAAGGCACAATAGTAAATGTGCCAGAAAAGAATTCTCGTAAACTACGTGGAGAAACAGTGCAGGTTGACACAACAAACATCCTCTTTGTAGCTTCTGGTGCTTTTAATGGCCTGGACAGAATTAtcagcaggaggaaaaatgaaaaa tatttAGGGTTTGGTACACCATCCAATATGGGAAAAggcagaagggctgcagcagcagctgatctTGCTAATATAAGTGGAGAGTCCAACACGcatgaagatattgaagaaaAGGATCGCTTGCTGCGTCACGTGGAGGCCAGAGATCTCATAGAATTTGGCATGATTCCTGAGTTCGTGGGACGTTTGCCTGTTGTGGTTCCTCTGCATAGCCTAGATGAGAAAACCCTCGTACGGATTCTTACCGAGCCACGAAACGCTGTGGTCCCTCAGTACCAGGCATTGTTCAGCATGGATAAG TGTGAATTGAACGTAACTGAAGACGCATTGAAGGCTATAGCCAGACTGGCCCTGGAGAGGAAAACTGGCGCAAGAGGTCTGCGATCTATAATG GAAAAGCTGTTGCTGGAGCCCATGTTTGAAGTGCCCAATTCTGATATTGTATGCGTGGAAGTTGACAAAGATGTTGTAGAAGGCAAAAAAGAGCCAGGATACATTAG GGCTCCCACTAAAGATTCATCTGAAGAAGAATATGACTCTGGAGTTGAGGAAGACGGCTGGCCTCGACAAGCAGATGCTGCACACCATTAA
- the CLPX gene encoding ATP-dependent Clp protease ATP-binding subunit clpX-like, mitochondrial (The RefSeq protein has 2 frameshifts compared to this genomic sequence), protein MSACHSCAAAARLLGSTLPSARRGITCGRTRIPVLGKLGTFETCSLRRIPLRNFSETPAYFASKDGTGKDGSGEGSKKSVAEGGGKKSSSGSSGKGGNQLRCPKCGDLCTHVETFVSSTRFVKCEKCHHFFVVLSEADTKKSIIKEPESAAEAVKLAFQQKPPPPPKKIYNYLDKYVVGQCFAKKVLSVAVYNHYKRIYNNIPANLRQQAEVEKQTSLTPRELLQIAGISPHGNALGASMQQQMNQQIPQEKRGGEVLDSPNDDIKLEKSNILLLGPTGSGKTLLAQTLAKCLDVPFAICDCTTLTQAGYVGEDIESVIAKLLQDANYNVEKAQQGIVFLDEVDKIGSVPGIHQLRDVGGEGVQQGLLKLLEGTIVNVPEKNSRKLRGETVQVDTTNILFVASGAFNGLDRIISRRKNEKYLGFGTPSNMGKGRRAAAAADLANISGESNTHEDIEEKDRLLRHVEARDLIEFGMIPEFVGRLPVVVPLHSLDEKTLVRILTEPRNAVVPQYQALFSMDKCELNVTEDALKAIARLALERKTGARGLRSIMEKLLLEPMFEVPNSDIVCVEVDKDVVEGKKEPGYIRAPTKDSSEEEYDSGVEEDGWPRQADAAHH, encoded by the exons ATGTCCGCCTGCCACAGCTGTGCCGCGGCCGCGCGCCTCTTGGGCTCCACGCTGCCCTCTGCGCGGAGAG gcaTTACCTGTGGCCGTACACGCATCCCCGTTCTGGGGAAACTCGGGACTTTTGAAACTTGTTCTCTCAGGCGGATTCCTCTTAGAAACTTCTCAGAAACACCGGCGTATTTCGCTTCGAAGGATGGCACGGGCAAGGATGGCTCTGGAGAAGGAAGCAAG AAGTCTGTTGCTGAGGGGGG CGGTAAGAAGTCGAGCTCTGGAAGTTCTGGGAAAGGAGGGAACCAGCTGCGCTGCCCCAAGTGTGGTGACCTGTGCACACACGTGGAGACCTTCGTCT cTTCCACCCGTTTCGTGAAGTGTGAAAAGTGtcaccattttttt gttgtactGTCAGAGGCAGACACTAAAAAGAGCATCATTAAGGAGCCCGagtcagcagcagaagctgtgaaATTGGCATTCCAGCAGAAGCCACCTCCTCCACCGAAAAAG atttataaCTACCTCGACAAATATGTTGTTGGTCAGTGTTTTGCCAAGAAGGTGCTTTCAGTTGCTGTGTATAATCATTACAAGAGGATCTACAATAATATCCCAGCTAACCTGAGACAGCAAGCTGAAGTTGAAAAGCAGACTTCTCTAACACCAAGAG AACTGCTGCAGATTGCTGGGATCAGCCCACACGGTAACGCCTTGGGAGCATCTATGCAGCAACAAATGAACCAGCAGATACCTCAGGAAAAACGGGGAGGTGAAGTACTCGATTCGCCCAATGATGacataaaacttgaaaaaagtaatattttgctGCTTGGACCAACTGGATCAG GTAAAACCTTGCTGGCTCAGACTCTAGCTAAATGCCTGGATGTACCATTTGCTATCTGTGACTGTACTACCTTGACTCAAGCTGGCTATGTTGGTGAAGACATTGAATCTGTCATTGCAAAACTGCTGCAAGATGCCAACTACAATGTAGAAAAAGCTCAGCAAG GAATTGTTTTTCTGGATGAAGTGGATAAGATTGGCAGTGTTCCTGGCATTCATCAGTTACGGGATGTTGGAGGAGAAGGTGTGCAACAA GGCCTGTTAAAATTGCTGGAAGGCACAATAGTAAATGTGCCAGAAAAGAATTCTCGTAAACTACGTGGAGAAACAGTGCAGGTTGACACAACAAACATCCTCTTTGTAGCTTCTGGTGCTTTTAATGGCCTGGACAGAATTAtcagcaggaggaaaaatgaaaaa tatttAGGGTTTGGTACACCATCCAATATGGGAAAAggcagaagggctgcagcagcagctgatctTGCTAATATAAGTGGAGAGTCCAACACGcatgaagatattgaagaaaAGGATCGCTTGCTGCGTCACGTGGAGGCCAGAGATCTCATAGAATTTGGCATGATTCCTGAGTTCGTGGGACGTTTGCCTGTTGTGGTTCCTCTGCATAGCCTAGATGAGAAAACCCTCGTACGGATTCTTACCGAGCCACGAAACGCTGTGGTCCCTCAGTACCAGGCATTGTTCAGCATGGATAAG TGTGAATTGAACGTAACTGAAGACGCATTGAAGGCTATAGCCAGACTGGCCCTGGAGAGGAAAACTGGCGCAAGAGGTCTGCGATCTATAATG GAAAAGCTGTTGCTGGAGCCCATGTTTGAAGTGCCCAATTCTGATATTGTATGCGTGGAAGTTGACAAAGATGTTGTAGAAGGCAAAAAAGAGCCAGGATACATTAG GGCTCCCACTAAAGATTCATCTGAAGAAGAATATGACTCTGGAGTTGAGGAAGACGGCTGGCCTCGACAAGCAGATGCTGCACACCATTAA
- the PDCD7 gene encoding programmed cell death protein 7 isoform X1, giving the protein MAQPPPPFPGRFPPPPFRAFPPQAPGPFPPPPAPFSVPAARPALPPFLLPPSSEPGPFFRGPAAPPLFPPWPSAERPPPPRDPEDEDAAQRQRDERWLAEFLARRGPPAAPPLPPGGASPELGRQLAVRALGAVSRLAALCRALRRREAEGCEEGWERERAEAEALLEGLRETVRPLREPGYLRELGRKAEKARKRRERLQRRKREARAAKEEEAARAAEREAEIDRWRAKCIQEVEEKNRERELKAAADSVLSEVRKKQADTKRMVDILGSLEKLRKLRKEAAARKGVCPPPSADEAFENQVESLRTLLKNRTELYEAEERALRVMLEGEQEEERKRELEKKQKKEREKLLQQKREIDSKLFGDPDEFPLAHLLQPFREYYLQAELSVAALIQIRHEWDQYLVPADHPEGSCIPPGWVLPTLPTNDTWATAVR; this is encoded by the exons ATGGCGCAACCCCCGCCGCCGTTCCCGGGCCGCTTCCCGCCGCCGCCGTTCCGCGCCTTCCCCCCTCAGGCACCGGGGCCGTTCCCGCCGCCTCCCGCTCCCTTCTCcgtccccgccgcccgcccggctctccctcccttcctcctgcctccttCCTCCGAACCCGGCCCCTTCTtccgcggccccgccgccccgccgctctTCCCCCCGTGGCCCTCGGCCgagcggccgccgcccccgcggGACCCGGAGGACGAGGACGCGGCGCAGCGGCAGCGCGATGAGCGGTGGTTGGCGGAGTTCCTCGCCCGGCGCGGCCCTCCGGCGGCGCCCCCGCTGCCTCCCGGCGGAGCCAGCCCCGAGCTCGGGCGGCAGCTGGCGGTGCGAGCGCTGGGGGCCGTGAGCCGCCTGGCAGCGCTGTGCCGGGCCCTGCGGCGCCGCGAGGCCGAAGGCTgtgaggagggctgggagcGGGAACGAGCCGAGGCCGAAGCGCTGCTGGAGGGACTGCGGGAGACGGTGCGGCCGCTGAGGGAGCCCGGCTACCTGCGGGAACTGGGCAGGAAGGCCGAGAAGgcgaggaagaggagggagcggctgcagaggaggaagcGGGAGGCCCGCGCGGccaaggaggaggaggcggcccGCGCTGCGGAGCGGGAGGCTGAGATCGACCGATGGAGGGCCAAGTGCAtccaggaggtggaggagaagaacCGG GAGCGGGAGCTTAAGGCTGCTGCAGACAGCGTCTTATCTGAAGTAAGGAAGAAGCAGGCAGACACAAAGAGAATGGTGGACATCCTGGGCTCTTTAGAAAAGCTTCGGAAACTGAGGAAAGAGGCTGCTGCCAGGAAAG GTGTTTGTCCACCTCCCTCAGCAGATGAAGCCTTTGAAAATCAGGTGGAAAGTCTCAGAACATTGCTCAAAAATCGCACGGAGCTGTATGAAGCTGAGGAGAGAGCACTGAGAGTGATGTTGGAAGgagaacaggaggaagaaaggaagagagaactggaaaagaagcagaagaaggaaagggaaaagcttCTACAGCAGAAACGTGAAATTGATTCCAAGCTGTTTGGGGATCCAG ATGAATTTCCTCTCGCCCATCTGCTGCAACCTTTCAGGGAATACTACTTACAAGCTGAGCTTTCTGTAGCAGCTCTAATCCAGATCAG GCACGAATGGGATCAGTACTTGGTGCCTGCTGATCACCCCGAAGGAAGCTGCATCCCTCCTGGATGGGTTCTTCCGACTCTCCCCACGAATGACACTTGGGCCACTGCTGTCAGATAA
- the UBAP1L gene encoding ubiquitin-associated protein 1-like isoform X1, with protein sequence MSYLDGVPFRTAMSLEGDSAGESTFIEAPAIDLPDCTDILMSTMHDFSLERKVQYWLEAASQHQTSRQQLHTDAIPTAPPCWLLLVDPTEGKEMVGSRAKEGTVRRSISLSADQGRGRASDTESEAGCSEDDECWEDDEYSSTSWEENDREENILRRRNRHGLQQIRPKTSPGLLEPPSENNYKAASPDLGKQRRSMVLFNNMKNELEAARRKLAALVHPLNRATAESKGTPMPPALPQHSRSNRSLKFGPAVEVSHTGSLVPAPPAAPNASMPPIRKHKPTVPSLSPYSCLPPARPLASRKAKPDSAADLLSALSQEERDLIEPVIALGYPARKAILTLQKTGRQSLGQFLGYLRACDRLLKQGYEEGQVEEAMEMFQYSEKKAAEFLHLLAQFNDMGFQQNEIKEVLLLCGNQRDKALEELVMKRQ encoded by the exons ATGAGCTACCTGGATGGAGTGCCCTTCCGGACGGCCATGAGCCTCGAGGGAGACTCTGCAGGAGAAAGCACCTTCATTGAGGCACCAGCCATAGACCTTCCTGACTGCACCGACATCCTCATGAGCACCATG CACGACTTCTCACTGGAGCGAAAGGTGCAGTACTGGCTGGAGGCCGCCTCTCAGCACCAAACCTCCCGGCAGCAGCTCCACACCGACGCCATCCCCACGGCCCCACCATGCTGGCTGTTGCTGGTGGACCCCACTGAGGGCAAGGAGatggtggggagcagagcaaaggaggGCACAGTGCGGCGCAGCATCAGCCTCAGCGCCGATCAAGGACGGGGAAGAGCCTCCGACACAGAGAGCGAGGCTGGGTGCTCAGAGGACGATGAGTGCTGGGAGGACGATGAGTATTCCTCCACCTCCTGGGAGGAAAATGACAGGGAGGAGAACATTCTCCGGAGGAGAAACCGGCATGGCTTGCAGCAGATCCGACCAAAGACGTCGCCTGGCTTGCTGGAGCCTCCTTCAGAAAACAACTACAAGGCTGCAAGCCCAGATCTAGGCAAACAGAGGAGGTCCATGGTTTTGTTCAACAACATGAAGAATGAGCTGGAAGCAGCCAGGAGGAAGCTGGCTGCATTGGTGCATCCTTTAAACAGAGCCACAGCCGAAAGCAAAGGGACTCCCATGCCACCAGCACTCCCCCAGCACTCCCGAAGCAACAGGAGCCTCAAGTTTGGGCCAGCAGTGGAGGTGTCTCACACAGGAAGCCTGGTGCCAGCTCCCCCTGCGGCACCCAACGCCTCCATGCCGCCCATCCGCAAGCACAAGCCTACAGTCCCG TCCCTCAGCCCCTACTCCTGCCTGCCCCCGGCACGGCCACTGGCATCCCGCAAGGCCAAGCCAGATTCAGCAGCCGACCTGCTGTCAGCACTGAGCCAGGAGGAGCGTGACCTCATCGAGCCCGTCATTGCCTTGGGCTACCCGGCCCGCAAAGCCATCCTCACTCTTCAGAAGACTGGGAGGCAAAGCCTGGGGCAG TTCCTGGGCTACCTCCGTGCCTGTGACCGACTGCTGAAGCAGGGCTATGAGGAGGGGCAGGTGGAGGAGGCCATGGAAATGTTCCAGTACTCAGAGAAAAAG gCAGCTGAATTCCTGCACTTGTTAGCTCAGTTCAATGACATGGGTTTCCAGCAAAACGAAATCAAAGAAGTCCTCCTGCTCTGTGGGAACCAGAGGGACAAGGCGCTGGAAGAGCTCGTGATGAAGAGGCAGTGA
- the KBTBD13 gene encoding kelch repeat and BTB domain-containing protein 13 isoform X1 — protein MSPEDEGARVGPSGRVRIRVEEQCFLVEKALLVESSEYFRALFRSGMRESTQEEIGLGGLSAAGFLAMLRVLAGERPALGGEETFQAVECAAFLQVKPLAKYLIHSIDSDNCLLLYHAAAVFGLLDLFHCAALYIRDSYAELEEHLGCLPADLLAYVQALLPSTFVAVGAHTPTFEFLEDLSRTICYLDEESNAWRTLSCLPLSASTFLAGMATMDNKIYIVGGVYGASKQVVESSFCYDADTDTWSEFPSPHQLRYDVRLVGHEGCLYAIGGEYEKISLKSVERYDVASNTWTFISDLPQPSSAAPCAQAMGQIFVCLWKPLDTTVIYEYESRQDAWLPVTELKRHQSYGHCMVAHRDNLYVMRNGPGDDFLRCVIDCFNLRSRQWTALPGQFMNSKGALFTATIKGDTVYTVNKMLTQLYSVEEEAWRVKKERAGFPRSGSLQTFLLRLPRRNHDIAT, from the coding sequence aTGAGCCCCGAGGATGAAGGTGCTCGGGTAGGGCCCTCAGGAAGGGTGCGGATCCGTGTGGAGGAGCAGTGCTTCTTGGTGGAGAAGGCATTGCTGGTGGAGAGCAGCGAGTACTTCCGTGCCCTCTTCCGCTCGGGCATGAGGGAGAGCACGCAGGAGGAGATCGGGCTGGGCGGGCTGAGCGCTGCCGGCTTCCTGGCCATGCTGCGCGTGCTGGCAGGCGAGCGGCCCGCACTGGGAGGCGAGGAGACCTTCCAGGCGGTGGAGTGCGCGGCCTTCCTGCAGGTGAAGCCCTTGGCCAAGTACCTCATCCACTCCATCGACTCTGACAACTGCCTCCTGCTGTACCACGCTGCCGCCGTGTTTGGCCTCCTGGATCTCTTCCATTGCGCCGCGCTCTACATCCGGGACAGCTACGCCGAGCTGGAGGAGCACctgggctgcctgcctgccgaCCTGCTGGCTTATGTGCAggccctgctgcccagcacctTTGTGGCGGTGGGAGCCCACACACCCACCTTTGAGTTCCTGGAGGACCTCTCCAGGACCATCTGCTACCTGGACGAGGAGAGCAACGCGTGGAGGACGCTCTCCTGCCTGCCGCTGAGCGCCAGCACGTTCCTAGCCGGCATGGCGACCATGGACAACAAGATTTACATCGTGGGCGGTGTCTACGGGGCCAGCAAGCAGgtggtggagagcagcttctGCTATGACGCCGACACCGATACCTGGAGTGAGTTCCCCAGCCCGCACCAGCTGCGCTACGACGTCCGGTTGGTAGGCCACGAGGGCTGCCTTTACGCTATCGGCGGGGAGTACGAGAAGATCTCGCTCAAGTCTGTGGAGAGGTACGACGTGGCCTCCAACACTTGGACGTTCATCTCTGATCTGCCGCAGCCGAGCTCGGCCGCACCCTGCGCCCAGGCCATGGGGCAGATCTTCGTCTGCTTGTGGAAGCCATTGGACACCACCGTCATCTACGAGTATGAGAGCCGGCAGGACGCGTGGCTTCCCGTCACCGAGCTCAAGCGGCACCAGAGCTACGGGCACTGCATGGTGGCCCACCGTGACAACCTCTACGTCATGCGCAACGGCCCCGGAGACGACTTCTTGCGTTGCGTCATCGACTGCTTCAACCTGAGGTCACGGCAGTGGACGGCTCTGCCCGGGCAGTTCATGAACAGCAAAGGAGCTCTCTTCACCGCCACCATCAAGGGTGACACGGTGTACACTGTCAACAAGATGCTGACGCAGCTCTACTCGGTGGAGGAGGAGGCCTGGAGGGTCAAGAAGGAGCGGGCGGGCTTCCCACGCAGCGGCTCCCTGCAGACCTTCCTGCTGCGGCTGCCCCGGCGCAATCACGACATCGCCACATAG
- the RASL12 gene encoding ras-like protein family member 12 isoform X1: MASMFGKPRVSTERPPQSPVAECNVAILGCRGAGKSALTVKFLTKRFISEYDPNLEDTYTSEELVDQQPVLLKVMDTADQDSPVNCERYLHWANAFLVVYSIDDRRSFEGCGRYLDILARHARGCQRQSPVLLLGNKLDMEQYRQVTKAEGMSLATKFGCLFYEVSACQDFAAVQHVFHQAVRELRREAERSPALRPLFIAEEQPCLAMATRHGLASCTINTLSTVNLKEIPSVAQAKLVTVKSSRAQSKRKAPTLTLLKGFKIF, encoded by the exons ATGGCCTCAATGTTCGGCAAACCGCGGGTCAGCACCGAGAGGCCGCCACAGAGCCCCGTGGCAGAGTGCAACGTGGCCATCCTggggtgccggggggctggaAAGTCAg cGCTGACAGTGAAGTTTCTCACCAAGAGGTTCATCAGCGAGTATGACCCCAACCTGG AGGACACCTATACCTCAGAGGAGCTGGTGGaccagcagcctgtgctgctgaaggTGATGGATACAGCCGACCAG GACAGCCCCGTCAACTGCGAGCGCTACCTGCACTGGGCCAATGCCTTCCTCGTTGTCTACAGCATCGATGACAGGAGGAGCTTTGAAGGCTGCGGCCGCTACCTCGATATCCTTGCCCGGCATGCGCGGGGCTGCCAGCGccagagccctgtgctgctgctgggtaaCAAGCTGGACATGGAGCAGTACAG GCAGGTGACCAAAGCTGAAGGGATGTCCCTGGCCACCAAGTTTGGGTGCCTGTTCTATGAGGTGTCAGCATGCCAGGACTTCGCGGCGGTGCAGCATGTCTTCCACCAGGCGGTGCGGGAGCTGCGACGTGAGGCAGAGCGCAGCCCAGCCCTGCGGCCTCTCTTCATCGCCGAGGAGCAGCCTTGCCTGGCCATGGCCACCCGGCATGGCCTGGCCAGCTGCACCATCAACACTCTTTCTACTGTCAATCTCAAGGAGATTCCCTCAGTGGCCCAGGCCAAGCTGGTCACTGTCAAGTCGTCGCGGGCTCAGAGCAAGAGAAAAGCACCCACGCTCACCTTGCTAAAAGGCTTCAAGATATTTTGA
- the SLC51B gene encoding organic solute transporter subunit beta isoform X1: MEPEKLEELLWFFRREDPSAWNYSILVLSFVVAILGFVLLAINISRNRKRKIHKYKEAAQAAQNSGLESKQALLTVSEYSPESLQKPEPLPQDERSGEVLVQWKDGTVTTLYKETADDAM, translated from the exons ATGGAGCCAGaaaagctggaggagctgctgtggttCTTCCGCAGAGAAGACC CATCAGCATGGAATTACTCCATCCTTGTGCTTTCCTTCGTGGTCGCAattttgggttttgttcttctgGCCATTAACATTTCACGAAACAG gaaaaggaagatCCACAAGTATAAAGAAGCAGCGCAAGCTGCCCAGAATTCTGGGCTGGAAAGCAAGCAAGCCCTGCTCACAGTGTCAGAAtacagcccagaaagcctgCAGAAGCCAGAGCCACTGCCACAGGATGAGAGGTCAGGAGAGGTGCTGGTTCAGTGGAAGGATGGGACCGTCACCACTCTGTACAAAGAGACGGCAGACGATGCCATGTAA